A section of the Campylobacter lanienae NCTC 13004 genome encodes:
- the murA gene encoding UDP-N-acetylglucosamine 1-carboxyvinyltransferase produces MDYLQIKRSTNLKGKITISGAKNAALPIIAMTILAKNRVTIQNTPQVADIKTLIKLLQNLGAKAEFKNSTLQIDTTDINSTKATYDIVRTMRASILVLGPLLARFGHCEVSLPGGCAIGARPIDLHLSALEKMGAKIEIKDGYVIADAKDGLNGANIVFDKITVTGTENIIMAAALANGVTKIFNAAKEPEVVQLCEILNQNGVKIEGIATSELTIHGTNRDLINLDEITVIPDRIEAGTYMCAVAIAGGDVIIENINPDHLVAITSKLCDMGVECKLSQNSIRVISDGNLKPCNIITTEFPGFPTDMQAQFMALASIADGVSSIDERLFENRFMHASELSRMGADIKLNGHIATITGGSLNGADVMATDLRASSALIIAALRANGTTRIHRIYHLDRGYENLESKLTAIGADIKRLRE; encoded by the coding sequence ATGGATTATCTACAAATCAAAAGATCAACAAATTTAAAAGGCAAAATCACAATTAGTGGCGCCAAAAATGCCGCTTTGCCGATAATCGCTATGACAATTTTAGCAAAAAATAGAGTAACAATCCAAAATACACCTCAAGTTGCTGATATAAAAACATTGATAAAACTACTACAAAATTTAGGCGCTAAGGCTGAATTTAAAAACTCAACCCTACAAATAGATACCACAGATATAAACTCCACAAAAGCGACATACGATATTGTCCGCACTATGCGTGCTTCAATTTTAGTCCTAGGGCCGCTACTTGCTAGATTTGGCCATTGTGAAGTCTCGCTTCCTGGAGGGTGTGCTATTGGGGCTAGGCCAATTGACTTACATCTAAGTGCTTTAGAGAAAATGGGTGCTAAAATTGAGATAAAAGATGGCTATGTGATAGCCGATGCCAAAGATGGATTAAATGGAGCTAATATCGTTTTTGATAAGATCACAGTTACAGGCACTGAAAACATCATAATGGCTGCGGCCTTAGCAAATGGAGTTACTAAGATATTTAACGCAGCCAAAGAGCCCGAAGTCGTCCAACTATGTGAAATTTTAAACCAAAATGGCGTCAAAATAGAAGGCATCGCAACAAGCGAGCTAACAATACACGGAACAAATAGAGATCTTATAAATTTAGATGAAATCACAGTAATACCTGATAGAATAGAAGCTGGAACTTATATGTGCGCTGTGGCGATTGCTGGTGGGGATGTTATAATAGAAAATATAAATCCCGATCACCTAGTAGCGATCACTTCAAAGCTTTGTGATATGGGAGTTGAGTGTAAGCTTAGCCAAAATTCAATAAGAGTAATTAGCGATGGCAATTTAAAACCATGTAATATCATCACAACCGAATTTCCCGGCTTCCCTACCGATATGCAAGCGCAGTTTATGGCTCTAGCATCTATCGCTGATGGCGTATCTAGCATTGATGAGAGACTTTTTGAAAATCGTTTTATGCATGCTAGTGAGTTATCTCGCATGGGCGCTGATATAAAACTAAATGGCCATATCGCTACCATAACTGGAGGCAGTTTAAATGGCGCTGATGTGATGGCGACTGATTTAAGAGCTAGCTCAGCACTCATCATAGCAGCCCTAAGAGCGAACGGAACCACAAGAATTCACCGAATTTACCACCTAGATAGAGGTTATGAGAATTTAGAATCCAAGCTTACGGCAATCGGAGCTGATATAAAAAGATTAAGAGAGTAA
- the flgA gene encoding flagellar basal body P-ring formation chaperone FlgA, whose amino-acid sequence MINSINIDRPDELPSNFNEFRLKEIILLTLRDNSGTFRAIYITPNESSKSIFFKFKIDFKLPALIATRDMNRDHILNLGDFEQKFVNLKDYDKQALSQFPKHQLITKSKIKRGKILNNRQFKTLSDIKKGDKISAIINDGALKVEILVTALSDGNIGEIISVRNQNNQTLKAQVISKNQAIIK is encoded by the coding sequence ATGATAAATTCAATCAACATAGATAGGCCAGATGAACTTCCTAGCAACTTTAATGAGTTTAGATTAAAAGAGATTATCTTGCTTACTTTGCGAGATAATAGCGGGACATTTAGAGCGATATATATCACGCCAAATGAGAGTAGCAAGAGTATATTTTTTAAATTCAAAATTGATTTTAAGCTTCCAGCATTAATAGCTACAAGAGATATGAATAGAGATCATATCTTAAATTTAGGTGATTTTGAGCAGAAATTTGTAAATTTAAAAGATTATGACAAACAAGCCCTAAGCCAATTCCCAAAACACCAATTAATCACCAAAAGCAAGATTAAACGAGGCAAAATCCTAAATAATCGTCAATTTAAAACCCTAAGCGATATAAAAAAAGGTGATAAAATATCAGCTATTATAAATGATGGAGCCTTAAAAGTTGAAATTTTAGTTACAGCGCTAAGCGATGGAAATATAGGCGAAATTATAAGCGTAAGAAACCAAAATAATCAAACCCTAAAAGCTCAAGTAATAAGCAAAAATCAAGCTATAATAAAGTAG
- the coaD gene encoding pantetheine-phosphate adenylyltransferase: MKSCIYPGTFDPITNGHLDVIKRASNVFDRVIVAVALNESKTPYFNYNQRIELAKIATNDLNSVEVIGFDNLLVDFAKSLNINTVVRGLRAVSDFEYELQIGYANVSLWNEFETVYFMPSLKNAFISSSIVRSVLRHNGDASSLLPIKVYQKIKEYYAN, translated from the coding sequence ATGAAATCTTGTATATATCCTGGGACTTTCGATCCTATTACAAACGGCCATTTAGATGTTATTAAGCGTGCTAGCAATGTCTTTGATAGAGTGATTGTAGCGGTGGCTTTAAATGAGAGCAAAACTCCATATTTTAACTATAATCAAAGAATAGAATTAGCCAAAATCGCCACAAATGATCTAAATAGCGTTGAAGTTATCGGATTTGATAATCTCTTAGTAGATTTTGCTAAATCTTTAAATATAAACACGGTTGTAAGGGGTTTAAGAGCGGTAAGTGACTTTGAATATGAGCTACAAATTGGCTATGCTAATGTATCTTTGTGGAATGAATTTGAAACTGTATATTTCATGCCGAGCCTTAAAAATGCCTTCATATCTAGCTCTATTGTGAGATCAGTTTTGCGTCACAATGGCGATGCTAGCTCACTTCTCCCAATAAAAGTCTATCAAAAAATAAAGGAATACTATGCTAATTAA
- the tmk gene encoding dTMP kinase produces the protein MLINFEGVDGVGKTTQINMLKQIYPDAIITKEPGGTELGMMIRQYLINNASKISQKAEIFLFLADRAEHYEKIIKPNYDKLILSDRSFISGLAYAMANDDNLDIKTLIELNKFALCSDFGDKFVFLKASKDLIRQRLFNRATSDDIESRGIEYLMRVQEFMSIILTDLKFDLLEIDASLKPEIIQDKIRKFI, from the coding sequence ATGCTAATTAATTTTGAAGGCGTAGATGGAGTTGGCAAAACAACTCAAATAAATATGCTAAAACAGATCTATCCAGATGCCATAATCACCAAAGAGCCAGGTGGTACAGAGCTTGGGATGATGATTAGACAATACCTTATAAATAACGCAAGCAAAATCTCTCAAAAAGCTGAAATTTTCCTATTTTTAGCAGATCGTGCCGAGCATTATGAGAAGATTATAAAACCAAATTATGATAAATTAATTCTAAGCGATAGAAGCTTTATATCAGGTCTAGCCTATGCTATGGCAAATGATGATAATTTGGATATTAAAACCCTAATTGAGCTAAATAAATTTGCTCTTTGTTCGGATTTTGGGGATAAGTTTGTATTTTTAAAAGCTAGTAAAGATCTAATCCGCCAAAGACTATTTAATAGAGCTACTAGCGATGATATTGAGAGCCGTGGAATTGAGTATTTAATGAGAGTTCAAGAATTTATGAGTATAATACTCACCGATTTAAAATTTGATCTATTAGAGATAGACGCATCACTAAAACCAGAGATAATACAAGATAAAATAAGGAAATTTATATGA
- the cysE gene encoding serine O-acetyltransferase, protein MGIFKTIIEDLSQPKSQDPAYRSFVDLIFNYPGVWAIVNHRFIHALWIRKWHKLARILAGISNFLTRVDLHPAAVVGKRVFIDHATGIVIGETAIIGNDCLIYQGVTLGGVSLDKGKRHPTLEDGVVVGAGAKILGNITIGKGSKIGANSVVVKDVPPNSTAVGIPAKCISSDNRPFEHNKLPDITKELLIYLIERVENLECQNSTQLDKKYQEYIKSIKE, encoded by the coding sequence ATGGGAATTTTCAAAACCATAATAGAAGATCTATCACAACCAAAATCTCAAGACCCTGCATATCGAAGCTTCGTAGATCTGATATTTAACTATCCTGGCGTGTGGGCGATAGTTAATCACCGATTTATTCACGCTTTATGGATAAGAAAGTGGCATAAATTAGCTAGAATCTTAGCTGGTATTAGCAACTTTTTAACTAGAGTTGATCTACATCCCGCTGCCGTAGTTGGAAAGCGAGTTTTTATAGATCATGCTACGGGGATTGTTATAGGTGAGACTGCTATAATCGGCAATGATTGTTTGATATATCAAGGTGTAACCTTAGGTGGAGTAAGCCTAGATAAAGGCAAAAGGCACCCTACTTTAGAAGATGGAGTTGTAGTTGGCGCAGGGGCTAAAATTTTAGGCAATATAACAATAGGCAAAGGCTCTAAAATAGGCGCAAATTCAGTAGTAGTCAAGGATGTCCCACCTAACTCTACTGCCGTTGGAATCCCTGCTAAATGTATAAGTAGTGATAATCGCCCATTTGAGCATAATAAGCTACCCGATATTACAAAAGAGTTACTAATATATCTCATAGAAAGAGTAGAAAATTTAGAGTGTCAAAATAGCACTCAATTAGATAAAAAATATCAAGAATATATAAAATCAATAAAGGAGTAA
- a CDS encoding molybdopterin molybdotransferase MoeA, translated as MRVDEIFEFARNLKPLNGSEILPLNLAVGRVLFEDIIATKSLPAFDNSALDGYAFAYDDIANPLKIKGIILAGDKNSYEINKNECYKIMTGAAFPKGSDSVVMIENESFDENGNLIVSQDTPKNNARKIKGEEIKSGELLLVKGAMLTPANIMLLAAQGVSYIKVLREPRIAIFSSGDEINEPWGECDELSIYNANALGIISALSQNGFKSEYKGILKDEFSSIKEAINNSLDYDIIITSGGASKGEADYMSEVLNSLDFKPLFNSIDARPAKPTKCYKKDNKLIFVLPGNPMSCLLATYIAVIPYIKRVAGWSNYMLESQIAKFKGNLKLKASRANIVIGQANNGEFRATNNNIYSPSMIKPISLSNFIYISDIGQSEICDNQEIKIYKIS; from the coding sequence ATGAGAGTTGATGAAATATTTGAATTTGCTAGAAATTTAAAGCCACTAAATGGTAGTGAAATTTTACCGCTTAATTTAGCCGTTGGGCGAGTGCTCTTTGAGGATATTATCGCTACTAAGTCCTTACCGGCTTTTGATAACTCTGCTCTAGATGGATATGCCTTTGCTTATGATGATATCGCAAATCCACTTAAGATAAAAGGCATTATCTTAGCTGGAGATAAAAATAGCTATGAAATTAATAAAAATGAGTGTTATAAGATTATGACCGGAGCAGCATTCCCTAAAGGCTCTGATAGTGTCGTAATGATAGAAAATGAGTCTTTTGATGAAAATGGAAATTTAATAGTCTCACAAGATACTCCTAAAAATAACGCTAGAAAAATAAAAGGCGAAGAGATAAAATCTGGCGAACTTTTATTAGTTAAGGGTGCCATGCTAACGCCGGCTAATATAATGCTATTAGCCGCTCAAGGAGTTAGCTATATTAAGGTGCTTAGAGAACCTAGAATCGCTATTTTTAGCAGTGGAGATGAGATAAATGAGCCGTGGGGAGAGTGTGATGAATTATCCATATATAACGCAAATGCCCTTGGGATTATATCAGCATTAAGTCAAAATGGATTTAAAAGTGAATATAAAGGGATTTTAAAAGATGAATTTTCATCCATAAAAGAAGCTATTAATAACTCTTTGGATTATGATATCATCATCACAAGCGGTGGCGCTAGCAAAGGAGAGGCTGACTATATGAGTGAAGTATTAAATTCGCTTGATTTCAAACCACTATTTAACTCAATTGATGCACGCCCAGCTAAACCAACAAAATGCTATAAAAAAGATAATAAACTTATCTTTGTATTACCTGGCAATCCAATGTCGTGTTTATTAGCAACATATATCGCCGTAATACCATATATCAAGAGAGTAGCTGGATGGAGTAACTATATGCTAGAGTCGCAAATTGCCAAATTCAAAGGCAACTTAAAACTCAAAGCTAGTAGGGCAAATATAGTAATAGGCCAAGCAAATAATGGCGAATTTAGGGCTACAAATAATAATATTTATAGCCCTTCCATGATAAAACCAATATCTTTATCAAATTTTATATATATCTCTGATATCGGTCAAAGTGAAATTTGCGATAATCAAGAGATAAAAATTTACAAAATCTCTTGA
- a CDS encoding M48 family metallopeptidase: MKKFILIFALIFFVGCMQNTTNVGRSEVDRTQLMLISSDEINEASAKAYGEVIQKAKASNTLNKDPNLTNRVKNISNRLIAKTSYFRQDSTKWDWEVNVITSDTINAWCMAGGKIAVYTGIIEKLNLNDDEIAFILAHEIAHALREHVREQQSQEMIKSGLINVASVFGVDNTILGVANLAANVGISLPFSRSHENESDEIGLELAYMAGFNPDGAASLWTKMQEHSGDGGLEFLSTHPSHENRIKNLQALAAKLKASS; encoded by the coding sequence ATGAAAAAATTTATATTGATATTTGCTCTTATATTTTTTGTTGGTTGTATGCAAAATACCACAAATGTAGGCCGCTCAGAGGTTGATAGAACGCAGCTAATGCTGATATCTAGCGATGAGATAAATGAAGCATCTGCTAAAGCTTATGGCGAGGTGATACAAAAAGCAAAAGCGTCAAATACTCTAAATAAAGACCCAAATCTTACAAATAGGGTTAAAAATATCTCAAATAGATTAATTGCTAAAACTTCATATTTTAGACAAGATAGCACAAAGTGGGATTGGGAGGTAAATGTAATTACGAGTGATACTATCAATGCTTGGTGTATGGCTGGTGGCAAGATAGCTGTATATACAGGGATTATAGAGAAGTTGAATTTAAATGATGATGAGATAGCATTTATCCTAGCTCACGAGATTGCTCACGCCTTAAGAGAGCATGTAAGAGAGCAACAAAGCCAAGAGATGATAAAGAGTGGATTAATCAATGTAGCTTCGGTTTTTGGGGTGGATAATACTATTTTAGGAGTTGCAAATTTGGCTGCTAATGTGGGGATATCTCTGCCTTTTAGCCGTTCGCATGAGAATGAGAGCGATGAAATAGGGCTAGAGCTTGCGTATATGGCGGGATTTAATCCAGATGGTGCAGCGTCATTATGGACGAAGATGCAAGAGCATTCAGGTGATGGTGGATTGGAGTTTTTAAGCACTCACCCAAGTCATGAAAATAGGATAAAAAATTTACAGGCCCTAGCAGCCAAGCTAAAAGCTAGTAGTTGA
- the speA gene encoding biosynthetic arginine decarboxylase — protein sequence MTNDYGLSLWGDSNFIVESGKVCLNTDLKPALIDIVKEIRDDGYRGPLLLRFPHLIKKQIVQVYSSFERAKKEFGYSGSFNAVYPLKVNQYPGFVENLVKIGESYGYGLEAGSKAELLLAMAYNNYGAPITVNGFKDNELIDIGFIAAEMGHNITLTIEGLNELKSIISTAKERFKPKPNIGLRIRLHSSGTGVWAKSGGINSKFGLTSTELIEAVNLLKENDLIEQFTMIHFHIGSQIDEIHPLKKALIEAGNIYAELRKMGAKSLKAINLGGGLAIEYSQFKDNPSRNYTLKEYANDVVFLLKTIANQKNEVEPDIFIESGRYIAAFHSVLVAPVLELFSQEYTEEKLILKENNPPLISELYDLYRSIKPSNAIEYLHDAIDHMESVLTLFDLGYVDLQDRSNSEILVHLIMKKAISLLGNKQNYAELLKIQEEVQERYLVNFSMFQSLPDFWGLGQNFPIMPLDRLDERPTLSASIWDITCDSDGEISFDATQNPLFLHDVDLEKEEYFLGFFLVGAYQEVLGMKHNLFTHPTEATIVFDENGNYEIKNILESQSVMDILEDLDYDIHAIRDTLNERIENSTLVDEKQKKHILGELYLFLNDNGYLKTIG from the coding sequence ATGACAAATGATTATGGACTTAGTCTGTGGGGGGATTCAAATTTTATAGTAGAGAGCGGAAAAGTCTGCTTAAATACCGATTTAAAACCAGCATTAATAGATATAGTCAAAGAGATTAGAGATGATGGATATAGAGGGCCTTTGCTTCTTAGATTTCCTCACTTGATTAAAAAGCAAATCGTCCAAGTATATTCTAGCTTTGAAAGAGCAAAAAAGGAATTTGGCTATAGCGGAAGCTTTAATGCTGTCTATCCACTTAAGGTAAATCAATATCCGGGCTTTGTAGAAAATCTAGTAAAAATTGGCGAAAGCTACGGCTATGGCTTAGAGGCTGGCTCAAAGGCTGAGTTGCTACTAGCGATGGCTTATAACAACTATGGAGCACCAATTACCGTAAATGGATTTAAAGATAATGAGCTGATCGATATTGGATTTATCGCTGCTGAAATGGGGCATAATATCACTCTTACTATCGAGGGTTTAAATGAGCTAAAATCGATAATCTCAACTGCCAAAGAGAGATTTAAACCAAAGCCAAATATCGGCCTTAGAATCAGACTTCATAGTAGTGGAACTGGCGTTTGGGCTAAAAGTGGCGGGATAAATTCCAAATTTGGCTTAACATCAACAGAGCTTATTGAAGCAGTAAATTTGCTAAAAGAAAATGATCTAATAGAGCAATTTACAATGATACATTTTCATATCGGAAGTCAAATAGATGAAATTCACCCACTCAAAAAAGCCCTTATAGAAGCTGGAAATATATACGCAGAACTTCGCAAAATGGGCGCAAAATCTCTAAAAGCTATAAATTTAGGCGGTGGCTTAGCTATTGAATACTCACAATTTAAAGATAATCCAAGTAGAAATTACACACTCAAAGAGTATGCAAACGATGTTGTATTCTTACTCAAAACCATAGCAAATCAAAAAAACGAAGTAGAACCTGATATCTTCATAGAAAGTGGTAGATATATCGCCGCTTTTCACTCTGTCTTAGTAGCTCCTGTGCTTGAGCTATTTAGCCAAGAATACACAGAAGAGAAGCTAATATTAAAAGAGAATAATCCACCATTAATTAGCGAATTATATGATCTATATAGAAGTATCAAACCAAGCAATGCTATAGAGTATCTCCATGATGCAATTGATCATATGGAGAGTGTTTTGACGCTATTTGATTTGGGGTATGTAGATCTCCAAGATAGATCAAATAGCGAAATTTTAGTCCATTTAATTATGAAAAAAGCGATCTCACTTTTAGGCAACAAGCAAAATTACGCCGAGCTTTTAAAAATTCAAGAAGAGGTTCAAGAGAGATATCTAGTGAATTTCTCTATGTTTCAAAGCCTGCCTGACTTTTGGGGTCTTGGGCAAAACTTCCCTATAATGCCTCTTGATAGACTTGATGAGCGCCCTACTCTGTCTGCTTCTATATGGGATATAACTTGCGATAGCGATGGTGAAATCAGCTTTGATGCGACGCAAAATCCGCTATTTTTACACGATGTGGATTTAGAAAAAGAGGAGTATTTTTTAGGTTTTTTCCTAGTTGGGGCTTATCAAGAGGTGCTTGGGATGAAGCATAATCTCTTTACCCATCCTACTGAAGCGACCATTGTATTTGATGAAAATGGAAATTATGAGATAAAAAATATCTTAGAATCACAATCTGTTATGGATATATTAGAAGATTTAGACTATGATATACACGCTATTAGAGATACATTAAATGAGAGAATAGAAAACTCAACCCTAGTAGATGAAAAACAAAAAAAACATATATTAGGCGAGCTATATCTATTCTTAAATGATAATGGTTATTTAAAAACTATAGGCTGA
- a CDS encoding class II 3-deoxy-7-phosphoheptulonate synthase → MSKWNKDSWRDYNILQQPVYPDTNKLREFEDKLSKLPPLVFAGEVRNLKDELAKVTQGHGFLLQGGDCAESFANFNAVNIRDMFKIILQMAIVLTFAGGCPVVKVGRVAGQFAKPRSSDYEEINGVKLPSYRGDIINGFEFNESARVPDPKRMIDAYYQSASTLNLLRAFSRGGLANLHEVHRWNLGFVKRSELDEKFEKLASELTNALKFMEACGVTTSNTPTLSETKLYTSHEALLLPYEEALTRVDSLSGDWYDCSAHMLWIGERTRGVDDAHVHFLSGVKNPIGCKIGPNATADDVIKLANKLNPNNENGRLNIIIRMGADKIESRLPNILKDIKSEGLNILWSIDPMHGNTVKASNGYKTREFDNVLREVKSFFDIHHACGTIPGGVHLEMTGQDVTECTGGAFKVTQEALASRYETQCDPRLNADQALELAFLIADEVKKSRS, encoded by the coding sequence ATGAGCAAATGGAATAAAGATAGTTGGAGAGATTATAATATTTTACAACAACCGGTGTATCCTGATACTAACAAGCTTAGAGAGTTCGAAGATAAGCTTAGCAAACTCCCACCACTTGTATTTGCAGGTGAGGTTAGAAATCTCAAAGATGAGCTAGCTAAGGTCACTCAAGGCCATGGCTTTTTACTTCAAGGTGGAGATTGCGCTGAGAGTTTTGCTAACTTTAATGCGGTAAATATCCGTGATATGTTTAAGATTATATTACAAATGGCGATTGTCCTTACCTTCGCTGGTGGCTGTCCTGTAGTCAAGGTCGGTCGTGTAGCGGGTCAATTTGCCAAACCTAGAAGTAGCGATTATGAAGAGATAAATGGGGTTAAGCTCCCTAGCTATAGAGGCGATATCATAAATGGATTTGAATTTAATGAATCAGCTAGAGTCCCAGATCCTAAAAGAATGATAGATGCCTACTATCAAAGCGCATCTACGCTAAATCTTCTAAGGGCATTTTCACGAGGTGGATTGGCTAATTTACACGAAGTTCATAGATGGAATTTAGGATTTGTAAAGCGAAGTGAATTAGATGAAAAATTCGAAAAACTCGCTTCTGAGCTTACAAATGCTCTTAAATTTATGGAGGCTTGTGGGGTTACAACTTCTAATACCCCAACACTAAGTGAAACCAAATTATACACTTCTCACGAAGCACTTTTACTTCCATACGAAGAGGCTCTTACAAGGGTTGATAGTTTAAGCGGAGATTGGTATGACTGCTCTGCTCACATGCTTTGGATAGGTGAGAGAACTAGAGGAGTTGATGATGCTCATGTCCATTTCTTAAGCGGAGTTAAAAATCCAATCGGATGCAAAATCGGCCCAAATGCCACAGCCGATGATGTGATAAAATTAGCCAACAAACTAAACCCAAATAACGAAAATGGCCGCCTAAATATCATCATCAGAATGGGAGCTGATAAGATAGAGAGTCGCTTGCCAAATATCTTAAAAGATATTAAATCCGAAGGCCTAAATATCTTATGGAGTATTGATCCTATGCATGGCAACACGGTAAAAGCGTCAAATGGATATAAGACTCGTGAATTTGATAATGTTTTAAGAGAGGTTAAGAGCTTCTTTGATATCCATCACGCTTGTGGCACCATACCTGGGGGCGTCCATTTAGAGATGACAGGTCAAGATGTTACAGAGTGTACTGGTGGAGCATTTAAGGTAACTCAAGAGGCTCTTGCTAGTCGTTATGAGACTCAATGCGACCCAAGGCTAAATGCCGATCAAGCCTTAGAGCTTGCCTTCTTAATCGCAGATGAAGTGAAAAAATCTCGCTCATAA
- the hisS gene encoding histidine--tRNA ligase: MINALRGMKDLLENDGEIYNFIIDTCQSVVKNYGYKFCETPKLEETILFKRSVGQSSDIVGKEMYQFTDKSGNDVCLRPEGTAGVLRAFIEAKFDRAGGVRRYFYYGSMFRYERPQRGRLREFHQFGVECFGEASVYEDASVILMLNEILQNLGIKTRLKINSLGDTECMPLYKEKLVKFISSNQENLCQDCLRRLKTNPIRILDCKNENCQNILKTAPLITDNLNQICQDEFNKLQEILRANGVEFEIDPKLVRGLDYYSKSAFEFISDEIGSQSAVAGGGRYDKLCEYLDGKPTPAVGWAMGIERVMEILKQKESQNTRQGIYICALNPNLIDEIYKIAQTLRKRYITEISYEAKSPNKHLNIADKKGFEIFLCLGDDEFSQNQIWYKNLKNQDEKRISIANLESEI, translated from the coding sequence ATGATAAATGCTCTTCGTGGGATGAAAGATTTACTTGAAAATGATGGTGAAATATATAACTTTATTATTGATACCTGCCAAAGTGTGGTGAAAAATTATGGTTATAAATTTTGCGAAACACCAAAGCTAGAAGAGACAATACTATTTAAAAGAAGCGTAGGACAAAGTAGCGATATAGTCGGTAAAGAGATGTATCAATTCACAGATAAAAGTGGCAATGATGTCTGCCTTCGCCCTGAAGGAACTGCTGGGGTTTTAAGAGCTTTTATAGAGGCTAAATTTGATAGAGCTGGCGGGGTGAGAAGATACTTTTACTATGGTAGTATGTTTAGGTATGAGCGGCCGCAGCGTGGGCGTTTGAGAGAGTTTCATCAATTTGGCGTAGAGTGCTTTGGCGAAGCTAGCGTTTATGAAGATGCCTCTGTAATCTTAATGTTAAATGAAATTTTACAAAATTTAGGTATCAAAACAAGGCTTAAGATCAACTCTTTAGGCGACACTGAGTGTATGCCGCTTTATAAAGAAAAATTAGTTAAATTCATCAGCTCAAACCAAGAAAATCTATGCCAAGACTGCTTAAGAAGGTTAAAAACCAATCCTATTAGAATACTTGATTGTAAGAATGAAAATTGCCAAAATATCTTAAAAACAGCACCATTAATCACAGATAACCTAAATCAAATTTGTCAAGATGAGTTTAATAAACTTCAAGAGATTTTAAGAGCAAATGGGGTTGAATTTGAGATAGACCCTAAATTGGTGCGAGGATTAGACTACTATTCTAAGAGTGCTTTTGAGTTTATCAGTGATGAGATCGGCTCTCAAAGTGCCGTAGCAGGTGGCGGTAGATATGATAAACTCTGTGAATATCTAGATGGCAAGCCTACTCCAGCAGTTGGCTGGGCTATGGGTATTGAGAGAGTTATGGAGATTTTAAAGCAAAAAGAGTCGCAAAATACCCGTCAAGGTATCTATATCTGTGCTTTAAATCCAAATTTAATTGATGAAATTTACAAAATCGCTCAAACTCTAAGAAAAAGATATATAACCGAAATTTCATATGAAGCCAAAAGCCCAAATAAGCATCTAAATATAGCCGATAAAAAGGGATTTGAGATATTTTTATGTCTTGGTGATGATGAGTTTAGTCAAAATCAAATTTGGTATAAAAATTTAAAAAACCAAGATGAAAAACGCATATCTATAGCGAATTTGGAGAGTGAAATATGA